A segment of the Curtobacterium sp. MCSS17_007 genome:
CGCCGCCTCCCGGGAGTCGTCCTGCGGACGCCCGGTCACGGCGAGCGCCGCGTGCACGGTCTGCTCGGCAGCGGACCACGGGCCTCCGCCGGACAGCGCGACCGCCCACGCGTCGAGGACGATGCCCGGCACGTGCCCGTCCGGCGTCGCACTGCGGACGAGTCGTCGCGCCCACCGCTGCCCGGCGACCACCAGGCCCACCGCGAGGATGCAGCACACCCAGCCCAGCGGACGGGTGAGGAGCACCCCGAGGGCGTCCGGGCCCCACGTCGACCCCAGCCCGAGCCCGAAGACCGGCAACGCGAGCACCACCCGCGCGCTCGTCCGTGGTCCGGCGAGGGCGACCCGGACCGCCCGGTCCGCCGCGGCGCTCCGCCGCATCGCCGACGCCAGCGACCGCAGGGCGACCGCGGAGGGGGCCCCGGTCCGGTCCGCGACGTCGAGCACCGCCCGCACGTCACACCACGCCGGCGTGTCCGCGTCCGGCCGGCCACCGACGAGCATCCAGGCCCGCGGTGACGGCACCCCGGACGCGACGAGCACCGCCACCTGTTCGAGCGTGCGCGCGACCGCCACCGGGTCGCGCTGTGCCGCAGGTCCGCGGGTCACGCGTCGGCGGTCCCGCCGACCGGCCGGACCTCGAGCCGCCCGTCCCGGTCGACCGCGAAGGCCCCGACGGCGACGACGCCCCGCCACGACGACCTGCGCTCGACGTGCACGACGAGGTCCACGGCGCTGACGACCTGACGGGCGAGTGCCTGCGGTCCGAGTCCGGCGAGCGCACCGAGTGCCTCGAGACGCGCCGCGACGTCGAGCACGCCGTTGGCGTGCAGGGTCCCGGCGCCGGCGTGCCCCGTGTTCAGCGCACCGAGGAGCTCACGGACCTCGGCGCCACGGCACTCCCCCACGACCAGGCGGTCCGGTCGCATGCGCAGGGCTTCGCGCACGAGGCGGTCGAGGGCGATGGCTCCGGCCCCCTCGGTGTTCGCCTGGCGCGCCTCGAGCGTGACGACGTGGGGGTGCTCCACGCGGAGCTCGGCGACGTCCTCGACGGTGATGATGCGCTCGTCGTGCGGCACGCTCCCGAGGACGGCCGCGAGCACGGTGGTCTTGCCGCTCCCCGTCGCGCCGGTGACCAGGACGTTCCGCCGCTCCTCCACCGCACGGTCGAGGACGGTGCGGGGGACGGACCGGAAGGCGCCCAGCCGCTCGAGCTCGGCGAGGGTCGGTCGCTCGGGTCGGGGCAGGCGGATGGACAGCGCCGTGCCACCGACCGAGACCGGTGCGAGGACGACGTGCACCCGGACGCCGTCACCGTGTCGGACGTCCGCGCAGGGTGTGGTCTCGTCGACGTGCCGCCCACCCACGGCGACGAGTTCCGACGCGAGCGCACGCACCCGCCGTTCGGACAGCTCGGGACGCACCCGCTCGAGCCCCCGCCCCCGGTCGACCCACGTGCCGCGTCCACCGAGCACCAGGACGTCGGTGGTGGCAGCGTCACCGACGAGCCCCGCGAGCTCCTCGAAGGCGGCTACGTCGAGCGTCCGCCGTCGGCGGGAGCGGGCGGCGCCGGGCAGGAACGGGACCGCGGAGGGGTCGGCCGCCCAGCCGCGGTCCCCCAGGTCCCGCTCGGTCGCAGGGACCTCGGCTCGGTGTCGGTGCATGCCGGCGACGGTAGGACGTCCGACCGCTTCGTCCGCAGGAGTTCGTACGTCCTGTGGACCAGCCCCGGACTCCGCCGGCGTCGGACTCTTTTGTACCCCGGAACGCAAAGCCGTACCCCGTTCGGCTCCTGTGATGCGCGCCCAGACCACGTCGTCGGCAGGCCTCGTGTCCGCTCGACGCGGGCACGCTCACGGGTGGGCGGGCCGACGGGACCGTGCAGCGAAGGCGTGGACAGTTCTGTCCACCGTTCGGCACCAGGACGCGGATCGTCCGACCGCCGCGACGCCCGCTACCCGACGGTCGTCGCACAAAAAGAAGAGGCGGCACCGGTTGGGGGGAACTGGTGCCGCCTGACATCGGAGGATTGGGGGGAATCCGACCCGGTGCCGCCGGAAACGAGTCCGGCAGGAACCACTGTACCCCATGAACACCCCAGCTCGGCAACCCCCTGCCGCGGGATCGCCCGTCACGGTGGCACCGGGGCCGCGGGCGGTGGCGGACCGAGGGGTAGTCTCCGACTGCACCCCAGCCGCAACGATGCGAGAGGACACCGATGTCCACACCGACCCAGGCCGACGAACGCCACGAGGACGGCCCGACCTTCGCTCCCCCGGCGGACTTCGTCGCGGACGCCGTCGCGCACGAGGACCTGCACGAGGCCGCCACCGCCGACCGCGAGGCGTTCTGGGCGGACCAGGCCAGGACCCTCCTCGACTGGCGCACCCCGTTCACCCGCACGCTGGACTGGTCGGGCGCGCCGTTCGCGAAGTGGTTCGACGACGGCGAGCTCAACGTCGCCGACAACTGCCTCGACCGGCACGTCCGTGCGGGCAACGGCGACCGGGTCGCGATCCACTTCGAGGGCGCTCCGGGTGACACCCGCCGGATCACCTACGCGGAACTCACCGCCGAGGTGCAGCGCGCCGCGAACATGCTCACCGACCTCGGGGTGGGGCAGGGCGACCGCGTCGTCGTCTACATGCCCCTCGTTCCCGAGGCCGTCGTCACGATGCTCGCGGTCGCGCGCATCGGCGCCGTGCACTCGGTCGTGTTCGGCGGCTTCAGCGCCGAGAGCCTCCGCGCCCGGATCGAGGACGCCGGCGCGAAGCTCGTCGTCACCGCGGACGGCGGATGGCGACGCGGAGCGGTCTCGCCGCTCAAGCCCGCGGTCGACGAGGCCCTGACCGGCGAGGGCACCGACACCGTCGAGCGCGTGCTCGTCGTCAAGCGCGGCGGCAACGACATCGCCTGGAACGACCGCGACCTGTGGTGGCACGACGAAATGGCGAAGGCCGCGCCCGAGCACGAGGCGCAGGCGTTCCCCGCCGAGACCCCCCTGTTCATCCTCTACACCTCGGGCACGACCGGGAAGCCGAAGGGCATCGTGCACACGTCCGGCGGGTACCTGACGCAGGCCGCCTACACGCACCGGAACGTCTTCGACATGCACCCGGAGAAGGACGTCTACTGGTGCACCGCCGACATCGGTTGGATCACCGGGCACTCGTACGTCGTCTACGGCCCGCTCGCGAACGGGGTGACCCAGGTGCTGTACGAGGGCACCCCGGACGAGCCGAGGCCCGGTCGCTGGTGGGACATCGTCGACACGTACGGGGTCACCGTCCTCTACACCGCGCCGACCGCGGTCCGCGCAGCGATGAAGGCCGGTCGGCAGATCCCGGAGGCGCGGAGCCTCGAGAGCCTCCGGCTGCTCGGCAGCGTCGGCGAGCCGATCAATCCCGAGGCGTGGCAGTGGTACCGGCAGGTCATCGGTCACGACCGCACGCCGATCGTCGACACCTGGTGGCAGACCGAGACCGGCGCGATCATGATCTCGGCGCTGCCCGGCGTCACCAAGCTCAAGCCCGGCGCCGCGCAGACCCCGCTGCCGGGCATCGTCGCCGAGATCGTCGACGAGGAGGGCCACCGCGCCGACCCGGGCGAGAGCGGCTACCTGACGATCACGGAGCCGTGGCCGTCGATGGCCCGCGGCATCTGGAACGACCCCGACCGGTTCGTCGAGACGTACTGGAGCCGCTTCCCCGGCCGCTACTTCGCCGGTGACGGCGCGCGGCTCGACGGGCAGGGCGACATCTGGGTGCAGGGCCGCGTCGACGACGTCATGAACGTCTCCGGCCACCGGCTCTCCACCGCGGAGATCGAGTCCGCACTGGTCGGGCACGAGGGCGTCGCCGAGGCCGCCGTCGTCGGCGCCGCCGACGAGACGACCGGGCAGGCGGTCGTCGCGTTCGTCATCCTGACCGCCGAGGCGGCCGAGGGTGTCGACCGCGACGCGGTCGCGACGGAACTGCGCAACTGGGTCGGCGCGCGCATCGGTGCGATCGCGAAGCCCCGGCAGGTCGTCGTGGTGCCGGAGCTGCCGAAGACGCGCTCGGGCAAGATCATGCGCCGTCTGCTCCGCGACGCGGCCGAGGGCCGCCGCATCGGTGACACGACCACGCTGGCCGACCCGACCATCATGGCGACCATCGCGGATCTCATGTAGCGGGAACGACGCGAGCCGCGCCTCCCGTCCGGTCGGGAGGCGCGGCTCGCGTCACGTGCGTCGCTGACGGTCCGTCAGTCGGCCAGTTCCACCACCAGCTCGACCTCGACCGGCGCGTCCAGCGGGAGCACGGCCACGCCCACCGCGCTGCGCGCGTGGACACCGGCGTCCCCGAAGACCTCGCCGACCAGGGTCGACGCCCCGTTGGCGACGGCCGGCTGGCCGGTGAACGACGGGTCCGAGGCGACGAACACCGTCACCTTGACGACCCGGGCGACGCGGTCCAGGGACCCGGCGACGGACTGCACGGCCGCGAGGGCGTTCAGCGCGGCGACGCGCGCCTCGGTGGTGGCGGTCTCGGCGTCGACCCCGCCCCCGACCTTGCCCGTGACCGGCAGCGCGCCGTCGACGAAGGGCAGCTGCCCGGCCGTGTACACGTACTGCCCGGTGACGACGGCGGGCACGTAGGCGGCGACGGGGGCCGCGACCGCGGGGATGGTCAGCCCGAGCTCGGCGAGTCGGTCGGCGACGGTCACGCGTCGGCCTTCGGCCGCTTCAGGTAGGCGACGAGCCCACCCTCGGGACCGGTGACGACCTGGACCAGCTCCCACCCCTCGTCCCCGTGGGCGTTGAGGATGGCGGCGGTGTTGTGGATCATCAGCGGCGTGGTGAAGTACTCCCAGCGAGTCATGCGGTTCCTTGCCAGCCTTTCAGTCGTGGGCGTCGTTTAGGCTGCATCCTATGTCTGCCCAGAAGTCTGCCTCGCGGACCAAGCCCGTCTCCGCGATCGGCGCCTTCGTCGGTTTCGTCGGGTTCAGCGCGCTCGCCGGTCTGCTGGTGACGATCGGGGTCACCCCGGCGATCGCCGTCGCCGGCGTCACCACGACCTCCACGATCGGCGTGTTCGAGTCACTGCCGGAGTACATCGAGATCGGTGACCTCCCGCAGCGCAACGAGATCTACGCGTACAGCAACGGGCAGCCGGTCCAGCTCGCGACGGTCTACGACCAGAACCGCGAGGAGCTCCAGTACGACCAGATCAGCGACCAGCTGAAGAACGCGGCGATCGACGGCGAGGACAAGCGCTTCTGGGACCACGGCGGCGTCGACATGACCTCGCTCGTCCGCGCTGGCGTCGGCAGCATCGCCGGCGGGCTCGGTGAGTCCGGCGGCGGGTCGACCCTGACGATGCAGCTCGTGCGCAACATCAAGATGCAGCAGGCCCTCGAGCTGCCGACCGAAGAAGAGCGCCAGAAGGCGTACAACGACGCCGTCGAGCAGACCATCCCCCGCAAGCTCGAGGAGATGAAGCTCGCCATCGGCCTGGCGAAGAAGTACTCGCACAAGGAGATCCTGACCGGGTACCTCAACATCGCCTACTTCGGGGACCAGACGTACGGCGTGCAGGCCGCTGCACAGCACTACTTCAACAAGTCGGCGACCGATCTCACGCCGGCCGAGGCCGCCTCGATCCTGGCCATCGTGCAGTCGCCCAACACGCGCAACCTGGCGAAGGCCGAGAACTACGACGCCAACAAGGCCCGCCGCGACGTCATCCTCAAGTCGATGTACGCGCAGAAGCACCTGACGAAGGAGGAGTTCGACCAGGCGATCGCGTCGAACCCCGCGGACTACGTGCACCTGACCGAGCCGAGCCAGGGCTGCAAGTCGGCGGCCGGCAACGGTTCGCAGTTCTTCTGCGACTACGCCGTCAAGGTGGTCAAGCAGATGTCGCAGCTGGGCGGGACCCAGAAGGAGCGCGACCAGGCCTGGCGCAACGGCGGGTACAAGATCCAGACCACCCTCGACATCGACCTGAACGGGCAGCAGAAGGACCTGCTGAACAAGTACGATCCGAACACCGAGTCGCGGCTGCAGCTCGGCGGTGCGCTCAACTCGGTGGAGGCGTCCACGGGCCGCATCCTGACGATGGCCCAGAACAAGGACTACGACCAGTCCCTGCAGTCGCCGCCGACCGCGACCTCGATCAACTACAGCGTCGACAAGGAGTACGGGGGCTCCATCGGCTTCCAGGTCGGTTCGACGTACAAGGTGTTCACGCTGCTCGACTGGCTGAAGGCCGGCCACGGGCTGAACGAGACCGTCAACGGGACGCCACACAACACGTCGCGGTGGACCCAGTGCGGTTCGACGATCACCTCGCCGTGGGCGCCGAAGAACGACTCCGCCGGTGAGCGTGGTCAGTTCACGGTGGCCCGCGCGACGGCCCTGTCGGTGAACGCCGCGTTCGCCTCGATGGCCGCGAAGCTCGACCTCTGCGACATCCGCCAGACCGCCATGGACCTGGGCGTGCACTCCGCGGACGAGAAGACCGAGCTGAACGCCTACCCGTCGTCGATCCTCGGCACCAACAACATCGCCCCGCTGACCATGGCGTCGGCGTACGCGACCATCGCCAACGGCGGGACCTACTGCTCCCCGATCGCGATCGACCAGGTCACCGACGCCACCGGGAAGCAGCTCGGCGGGCAGCCCAAGCAGTGCAAGCAGGTCCTCGACCCGAGCGTCGCCGCGACTGCCGCCTTCGCGATGCGCGGCACGATCCAGTCCGGCACCGCCGTCGGTGCGCAGACCCCGGACGGCACGCAGCTGTTCGCCAAGACCGGCACGACGGACAACGCCGAGCAGATCTGGCTCGTGGGCGCGAGCTCGAAGGTCGCGACCGCCTACTGGCAGGGCAACACCGACGGCGCGAAGACCAGCCTGCGGAAGTACAGCAGCGGAGCGGGCTACGGCACCTACGCGACGCAGCGTGCACACGTCTGGCAGCAGGCGATGATCCCGATCAACCAGCGGCACCCGGCCGACCCGTTCCCGACGCCGTCGCAGACCGCCCTGCGCGGGAACAGCGTCGCCGTGCCCGACGTCACCGGCAAGACCGCCGACGACGCTCGAGCCACCCTCGCCGGCGCTGGCTTCACGTACGTCGACGGCGGCACGCAGGCCGGCGGCGGCACCCCCGGGACGGTCTCGTCCACGTCCCCGTCAGCGGGTTCGCTCCTGTCGACCGGCTCGAGCGTGACGGTGTTCACGACCGACGGCAGCCAGACGACGGTCCCGCAGATCACCGGCAAGAGCGTCGGTGACGCCAAGAACGCCCTGCAGGGGGCCGGGATCACGAAGGTCGCACTGGCCGGAGACTACGCCAAGGGTGACGGCGGCAACCAGTGCACGGTCGCCTCGGTCGACCCTGGTGAGGGCACCGCGATCGGCAAGGACGCGACCGTCACGGTGCAGTTGTTCGGCGACAAGGACGGCAAGGCACCGAAGGACTGCAAGTGAGCCGCGGCCGCGGCGCGCTGGGAGTGATCGCGGCGGGCGCGGCCGTCGGAGCGGCGACGGCGGCGTGGGGTTCCCTCGTCGAGCGTCGCCGCTTCGGCATCCGCTGGGAGACGATCCCGGTGCTGCCGGAGGGCTCGCGGGACGTGACCGTCCTGCACCTCTCAGACATCCACATGGCCCCGTGGCAGGCCGACAAGCAGCAGTGGCTCCGCGACCTGAGCCTGGTCGAGCCCGACTTCGTCGTGAACACCGGCGACAACCTCGGACACGCCACGGCCAACGCGGCGGTCGAGTACGCGCTCGAGCCGTTCCGCGGCATCCCGGGCGCCTTCGCGCACGGCTCGAACGACTTCTACGGCCCCTCGCCACGGAATCCGTTCAAGTACTTCACCGGTCCGAGCGCGCACCACACCGGGCACCGTCAGGTCGAACTCGACATCGATCGACAGACCGCGTTCTTCGAGTCCCTCGGCTGGCTCGACGTCAACGACCAGGCCCACGCGATCGAGCTCCGCGGATCGCGCTTCGAGCTCTTCGGCACCTCGGACGCCCACCGCGACTGGGACCGCCTGGACCTGCTGCCGACGAACGTCGACGAGATGCGCAGCGCCGTTCCGTGGACCGAGGACGAGGACGGCCCCACGCCGGTCGCCATCGGGATCACGCACGCTCCGTACCGCCGGGTCCTCGACGCCTTCGTCGACCAGGGTGCGGACATCGTCTTCGCCGGGCACACGCACGGCGGTCAGGTGCAGGTGCCCGGCGTGGGCGCGCTCGTCACCAACTCGGACCTCCCCCGCCGGTACGTCAGCGGGCTGCACCGGTGGCAGCACCGCGGACACTGGTCGTGGCTCGAGGTCTCGGCGGGCATCGGGACGTCGATCTACGCGCCGGTGCGGTTCTCCTGCCGGCCGGAGGCCGTCGTCGTGACCTTCACCGCGAAGACCTCCTGACCGAGCTGCACCACGACGCGCCCGGGTGTTCCGCGGATGGTCGTGAGCACCCCCGAACGTCCGGTAGACTTTCCTGGTCGCTCCGGTTCGGAGTGACCACACCGCGGGGTGTGGCGCAGCTTGGTAGCGCGCCTCGTTCGGGACGAGGAGGTCGCAGGTTCAAATCCTGTCACCCCGACACTGTGTTGAGACAGTGACGAAGCCCGGGTCCTCGGACCCGGGCTTCGTTTTTCCCTCCGCAGTCAGCGTGCGCCCGTGTGTCCACGGGCACACCAGCACGAGCGATCGCCCCTGCACGGCCGCGCCCCCACTACGCTCGCAGACGTCATGACGATCCCTGCCCCGCTCGCCGACGTCCTCGCGGAGATCGGTGACCGCTTCCCCGAGCTCGCGGACGATCCGGTCCTCGCACGGAGCCTCCTCGAGAACGTCACGTCGATGATCGCCGACGCGCACGAGCGCTACGCCGCCGGTGCAGCCGACGGCAGCATCGTCAGCGACCGGTACCTCGATCCGGACCACCTGGCCACCGGTGCCCTCCACGCGGAACACGCCCAACACCCGGCAGGCGCCATGCTCGCCGCGGAGATGCTGTTCGACGCCTACCTTCCCGTGTTCGTCGACGAGGTCGGAGCCAGCACGACAGAGCAGGTCCTCCGCGCCGCCCGCGCGCTCCACGCCGGGGTGTGGAGCCGGTTCCCGGCCGGCGCGATCGCCTACACCGAGGCGCTCCGGCAACGGGTCACGACGACGAACCTCGACTCGCGGGCGCAGATCGCACGCGACCTGCACGACCGTGTGGCGCACGGGGTCCTCGCCGGCCTGCAGCGGCTCGACCTCGTCCTGCTCACCGATCCCCCGCCAGCGGAACGGACGGACCAGCTGGAGGCCGCCGGGCGCCTGCTCCGTGCCGCGCTGACCGACGTGCAGGACCTCGCCGTCTCCCTGCACGCCCGCGTCGGCGACGACCGGCTCGACGACGCGCTGCGGCGGCACGTGGACGACCTGTTCCCCGGCGACGACCGACTGACCATCACGACGACGGGGACCCCCGGCGTGCTGCCGAACTGGAAGGCAGAGGAGGCGCTCACCATCCTGCTGGAAGCGCTCACCAACCGCAGGAAGCACGCCCCCGGTTCGACCGCGGTCGTGACCGTCGAGTGGACCACGGCCGCCGTGGTCGCCGTCGTGCGTGACGACGGGCCGGGCTTCACCCCGGGC
Coding sequences within it:
- a CDS encoding transglycosylase domain-containing protein, with protein sequence MSAQKSASRTKPVSAIGAFVGFVGFSALAGLLVTIGVTPAIAVAGVTTTSTIGVFESLPEYIEIGDLPQRNEIYAYSNGQPVQLATVYDQNREELQYDQISDQLKNAAIDGEDKRFWDHGGVDMTSLVRAGVGSIAGGLGESGGGSTLTMQLVRNIKMQQALELPTEEERQKAYNDAVEQTIPRKLEEMKLAIGLAKKYSHKEILTGYLNIAYFGDQTYGVQAAAQHYFNKSATDLTPAEAASILAIVQSPNTRNLAKAENYDANKARRDVILKSMYAQKHLTKEEFDQAIASNPADYVHLTEPSQGCKSAAGNGSQFFCDYAVKVVKQMSQLGGTQKERDQAWRNGGYKIQTTLDIDLNGQQKDLLNKYDPNTESRLQLGGALNSVEASTGRILTMAQNKDYDQSLQSPPTATSINYSVDKEYGGSIGFQVGSTYKVFTLLDWLKAGHGLNETVNGTPHNTSRWTQCGSTITSPWAPKNDSAGERGQFTVARATALSVNAAFASMAAKLDLCDIRQTAMDLGVHSADEKTELNAYPSSILGTNNIAPLTMASAYATIANGGTYCSPIAIDQVTDATGKQLGGQPKQCKQVLDPSVAATAAFAMRGTIQSGTAVGAQTPDGTQLFAKTGTTDNAEQIWLVGASSKVATAYWQGNTDGAKTSLRKYSSGAGYGTYATQRAHVWQQAMIPINQRHPADPFPTPSQTALRGNSVAVPDVTGKTADDARATLAGAGFTYVDGGTQAGGGTPGTVSSTSPSAGSLLSTGSSVTVFTTDGSQTTVPQITGKSVGDAKNALQGAGITKVALAGDYAKGDGGNQCTVASVDPGEGTAIGKDATVTVQLFGDKDGKAPKDCK
- a CDS encoding ATPase, T2SS/T4P/T4SS family, with the translated sequence MHRHRAEVPATERDLGDRGWAADPSAVPFLPGAARSRRRRTLDVAAFEELAGLVGDAATTDVLVLGGRGTWVDRGRGLERVRPELSERRVRALASELVAVGGRHVDETTPCADVRHGDGVRVHVVLAPVSVGGTALSIRLPRPERPTLAELERLGAFRSVPRTVLDRAVEERRNVLVTGATGSGKTTVLAAVLGSVPHDERIITVEDVAELRVEHPHVVTLEARQANTEGAGAIALDRLVREALRMRPDRLVVGECRGAEVRELLGALNTGHAGAGTLHANGVLDVAARLEALGALAGLGPQALARQVVSAVDLVVHVERRSSWRGVVAVGAFAVDRDGRLEVRPVGGTADA
- a CDS encoding metallophosphoesterase, encoding MSRGRGALGVIAAGAAVGAATAAWGSLVERRRFGIRWETIPVLPEGSRDVTVLHLSDIHMAPWQADKQQWLRDLSLVEPDFVVNTGDNLGHATANAAVEYALEPFRGIPGAFAHGSNDFYGPSPRNPFKYFTGPSAHHTGHRQVELDIDRQTAFFESLGWLDVNDQAHAIELRGSRFELFGTSDAHRDWDRLDLLPTNVDEMRSAVPWTEDEDGPTPVAIGITHAPYRRVLDAFVDQGADIVFAGHTHGGQVQVPGVGALVTNSDLPRRYVSGLHRWQHRGHWSWLEVSAGIGTSIYAPVRFSCRPEAVVVTFTAKTS
- a CDS encoding DUF4177 domain-containing protein produces the protein MTRWEYFTTPLMIHNTAAILNAHGDEGWELVQVVTGPEGGLVAYLKRPKADA
- a CDS encoding ATP-binding protein produces the protein MTIPAPLADVLAEIGDRFPELADDPVLARSLLENVTSMIADAHERYAAGAADGSIVSDRYLDPDHLATGALHAEHAQHPAGAMLAAEMLFDAYLPVFVDEVGASTTEQVLRAARALHAGVWSRFPAGAIAYTEALRQRVTTTNLDSRAQIARDLHDRVAHGVLAGLQRLDLVLLTDPPPAERTDQLEAAGRLLRAALTDVQDLAVSLHARVGDDRLDDALRRHVDDLFPGDDRLTITTTGTPGVLPNWKAEEALTILLEALTNRRKHAPGSTAVVTVEWTTAAVVAVVRDDGPGFTPGADADGRLGQRTMRERAGILGARLDVESAPGAGTTVRLTVPRGSL
- the acs gene encoding acetate--CoA ligase — protein: MSTPTQADERHEDGPTFAPPADFVADAVAHEDLHEAATADREAFWADQARTLLDWRTPFTRTLDWSGAPFAKWFDDGELNVADNCLDRHVRAGNGDRVAIHFEGAPGDTRRITYAELTAEVQRAANMLTDLGVGQGDRVVVYMPLVPEAVVTMLAVARIGAVHSVVFGGFSAESLRARIEDAGAKLVVTADGGWRRGAVSPLKPAVDEALTGEGTDTVERVLVVKRGGNDIAWNDRDLWWHDEMAKAAPEHEAQAFPAETPLFILYTSGTTGKPKGIVHTSGGYLTQAAYTHRNVFDMHPEKDVYWCTADIGWITGHSYVVYGPLANGVTQVLYEGTPDEPRPGRWWDIVDTYGVTVLYTAPTAVRAAMKAGRQIPEARSLESLRLLGSVGEPINPEAWQWYRQVIGHDRTPIVDTWWQTETGAIMISALPGVTKLKPGAAQTPLPGIVAEIVDEEGHRADPGESGYLTITEPWPSMARGIWNDPDRFVETYWSRFPGRYFAGDGARLDGQGDIWVQGRVDDVMNVSGHRLSTAEIESALVGHEGVAEAAVVGAADETTGQAVVAFVILTAEAAEGVDRDAVATELRNWVGARIGAIAKPRQVVVVPELPKTRSGKIMRRLLRDAAEGRRIGDTTTLADPTIMATIADLM
- a CDS encoding RidA family protein; its protein translation is MTVADRLAELGLTIPAVAAPVAAYVPAVVTGQYVYTAGQLPFVDGALPVTGKVGGGVDAETATTEARVAALNALAAVQSVAGSLDRVARVVKVTVFVASDPSFTGQPAVANGASTLVGEVFGDAGVHARSAVGVAVLPLDAPVEVELVVELAD